One part of the Desulfonema ishimotonii genome encodes these proteins:
- a CDS encoding S8 family serine peptidase yields the protein MASEQGLIIVAAVGNHSNWINDGGAGDGGAGEGGADDDATGDLDAYPVMYPAAYPEVIAVGAHDSLGYFADFSNDRPEPDVTAPGVNVFSTTLDGGYGAWNGTSMAPPMSLPELQ from the coding sequence ATGGCATCCGAACAGGGATTGATTATAGTGGCTGCGGTAGGCAATCATTCTAACTGGATAAACGATGGCGGTGCAGGCGATGGCGGTGCAGGTGAGGGCGGTGCGGATGACGACGCTACCGGTGATTTGGACGCCTATCCGGTTATGTATCCGGCGGCCTATCCCGAAGTGATTGCCGTCGGTGCGCACGACTCTCTTGGTTATTTTGCTGATTTCTCAAATGACAGACCGGAACCGGATGTCACTGCGCCGGGCGTGAATGTTTTTTCCACGACGTTGGATGGCGGGTACGGAGCCTGGAATGGCACCAGCATGGCGCCCCCCATGTCACTGCCGGAATTGCAATGA
- a CDS encoding ABC transporter ATP-binding protein, which translates to MALLEISDIFKAFDGQAALRAVSLTLEQGHILCLLGPSGCGKTTLLRIIAGLERPDRGRVVFDGADMTAVPPHCRNFGMMFQEYALFPHKNVAGNVAFGLEMQNKTPPEIAARVREMLELVGLSGFEHRDIGQLSGGERQRVALARSLAPQPRLLMLDEPMGALDRALREWLMPELRRILKNVGVTAIFVTHDHAEAFAVADRIAVFDRGRIQQIARPETLYSQPATPAVARFLGFHNLLEGRAVSAERVETPVGYFNADGKKFRIGENVTVLLRPEGVRPVSLADAPACEDKMKICGIVREAIFQGPFYRLSLYTETGHELVFHLPCGMPLPSPGDRIVLEPDPSAVVFL; encoded by the coding sequence ATGGCGTTACTGGAAATATCGGATATTTTTAAAGCATTTGACGGGCAGGCCGCTCTGCGGGCGGTGAGCCTGACACTGGAACAGGGGCATATTCTCTGCCTGCTGGGGCCGTCGGGGTGCGGAAAAACCACGCTGCTCCGCATTATCGCCGGTCTGGAACGACCGGACCGGGGGCGGGTGGTCTTTGACGGCGCAGACATGACGGCGGTGCCCCCCCATTGCCGGAATTTCGGCATGATGTTTCAGGAATACGCCCTGTTTCCCCATAAAAATGTGGCTGGAAATGTGGCCTTCGGCCTGGAAATGCAGAATAAGACACCGCCCGAAATCGCGGCCCGCGTCCGTGAGATGCTGGAACTGGTGGGGCTGTCGGGATTTGAACACCGGGATATCGGTCAGCTTTCGGGGGGCGAACGGCAGCGGGTCGCTCTGGCCCGGAGCCTGGCCCCCCAGCCCCGCCTGCTGATGCTGGATGAACCCATGGGCGCCTTGGACCGCGCCCTGCGGGAATGGCTGATGCCGGAGCTTCGCAGAATCCTCAAAAACGTGGGCGTGACCGCGATCTTTGTAACCCACGATCATGCCGAGGCCTTTGCGGTGGCGGACCGGATTGCCGTATTTGACCGGGGCCGGATTCAGCAGATCGCCAGACCGGAAACGCTGTATTCGCAGCCTGCCACCCCTGCGGTTGCCCGGTTTCTGGGATTTCATAATCTGCTGGAAGGTCGTGCGGTTTCGGCGGAACGGGTTGAAACCCCCGTCGGATATTTCAACGCGGACGGTAAAAAATTCAGGATCGGAGAAAACGTGACGGTGCTGTTGCGCCCCGAAGGGGTTCGGCCTGTATCCCTCGCCGATGCACCGGCCTGTGAGGATAAGATGAAAATCTGTGGCATTGTACGGGAGGCCATCTTTCAGGGGCCGTTTTATCGCCTGAGCCTGTACACCGAAACTGGCCATGAGCTGGTTTTTCACCTGCCCTGCGGAATGCCACTGCCTTCTCCCGGAGACCGTATCGTTCTGGAGCCGGACCCGTCCGCAGTGGTTTTTCTTTAA
- a CDS encoding ABC transporter permease, with the protein MTRTKKPGVFGTPGFSRMWIVLPPLLFLAVFYFYPLFRIFLLSFMPEGMWDAGGLEKLFRTGHYLRVLWFTTWQAALSTVLTLIAALPGAYVFARYNFPGKRLLQAFTTVPFVLPTVVVAAAFEALTGPHGLLNSWLMAWLDLPSPPIAPDRTVWAILLAHVFYNYTVVLRMVGGFWAGMGDDLTGAARMLGASPWTAFRKITLPLLRPVLFTAGLLIFIFCFSSFGVILILGGPRFATLEVEIYRQAVSYFNLPLAAALSLLQILFTFGMMWAYTALQRRSAVALTPESRERTGRRASAPGERLMVGGNILFMVMLLGLPLMALVIRSFSTKTGPGLIYYRALFEDTTQSLFFVPPADAVFHSLGFAGTTLIMALILGTLAATFLAGRKDRLTALLDPIFMLPLSTSAVTLGFGFIIALDRPPLNLRTSVLLVPIAHTLVAFPFVVRSLLPALRSIPRSLREAASVLGASPWQVWRSVDLPIVGRALLVGAVFAFTVSLGEFGATVFVARPQTPTMPLAIYRFLGQPGAMNYGQAMAMSSLLMLVTATGFLLLEKARIGQAGEF; encoded by the coding sequence ATGACACGGACAAAGAAACCGGGCGTGTTCGGAACGCCCGGTTTCTCCCGCATGTGGATTGTCCTGCCGCCGTTGCTCTTTCTGGCGGTATTTTATTTTTATCCCCTGTTCCGCATTTTCCTGCTCAGCTTCATGCCTGAAGGGATGTGGGACGCGGGCGGGCTGGAAAAACTGTTCCGCACCGGCCACTACCTGCGCGTACTCTGGTTCACCACATGGCAGGCCGCCCTTTCCACCGTCCTGACGCTCATTGCGGCCCTGCCCGGGGCCTATGTGTTCGCCCGGTACAATTTTCCGGGAAAGCGGCTGTTGCAGGCCTTTACCACCGTCCCCTTTGTTTTGCCCACGGTGGTGGTGGCTGCCGCATTTGAGGCCCTGACCGGCCCCCACGGGCTTCTCAATTCATGGCTGATGGCATGGCTGGATCTCCCGTCCCCGCCCATTGCCCCTGACCGGACCGTGTGGGCCATTCTGCTGGCCCATGTCTTTTACAATTACACCGTCGTCCTCCGCATGGTGGGCGGTTTCTGGGCCGGTATGGGGGATGATCTCACCGGCGCGGCCCGGATGCTCGGCGCATCCCCGTGGACAGCATTCCGCAAGATCACCCTGCCGCTGCTGCGACCGGTCCTCTTCACCGCCGGGCTTTTAATTTTTATTTTCTGTTTCAGCAGCTTCGGCGTTATCCTGATCCTGGGCGGACCGCGTTTTGCCACCCTGGAGGTGGAGATCTACCGGCAGGCGGTCAGTTATTTCAACCTGCCCCTGGCGGCCGCCCTCTCCCTGCTCCAGATCCTGTTCACCTTCGGGATGATGTGGGCCTATACGGCATTGCAGCGCAGAAGCGCCGTGGCCCTGACCCCGGAATCACGGGAGCGTACCGGGCGGAGGGCATCGGCTCCGGGGGAGCGGCTGATGGTCGGGGGGAATATCCTGTTTATGGTGATGTTGCTGGGATTGCCCCTCATGGCCCTGGTCATCCGCTCCTTTTCAACGAAAACAGGTCCGGGCCTGATCTATTACAGGGCGCTTTTTGAGGATACCACCCAGTCGCTCTTCTTTGTGCCGCCGGCAGATGCGGTGTTTCATTCGCTGGGATTCGCCGGAACCACCCTGATCATGGCCCTGATTCTCGGCACACTGGCGGCCACCTTTCTGGCAGGGCGGAAAGACCGGCTGACGGCCCTGCTGGACCCTATTTTCATGCTGCCCCTGTCCACATCCGCCGTTACCCTCGGATTCGGCTTTATCATCGCACTGGACCGGCCCCCGCTCAACCTCCGCACCTCAGTCCTGCTGGTCCCCATTGCCCACACCCTGGTGGCCTTTCCCTTTGTGGTGAGAAGTCTGCTTCCGGCCCTGCGAAGCATTCCCCGGAGCCTGAGAGAGGCGGCCTCGGTTCTGGGGGCATCCCCGTGGCAGGTGTGGCGGAGTGTGGATCTGCCCATTGTGGGGCGCGCGTTGCTGGTGGGCGCGGTCTTTGCCTTTACGGTCAGTCTGGGCGAATTCGGCGCAACGGTTTTTGTGGCGAGGCCCCAGACCCCGACCATGCCCCTGGCAATCTACCGCTTTCTGGGACAGCCCGGCGCCATGAACTACGGACAGGCCATGGCCATGAGCAGCCTGCTCATGCTGGTCACGGCAACCGGATTCCTGCTGCTGGAAAAGGCTCGGATCGGGCAGGCCGGGGAATTCTGA
- a CDS encoding thiamine ABC transporter substrate-binding protein, translated as MKKTFMLIWAAGMLCLWGGASAVFAGEPVEITVMTHDSFSAGKATVAAFEKANNAKIRFLKAGVAGATLNQAILSKNNPLADVFFGVDNTFLSRALRADIFEPYNSPMLARIDPALRLDPENRLLPVDFGDVCLNYDKKWFAEKGIAPPAGLADLIRPEYRGLTVVENPATSSPGLAFLLATIGHFGEDGYLGFWKKMRANNVLVADGWKKAYWGHFSAASEGDRPVVVSYASSPPAEVWYAEKKPSDAPTAAVTENRSAFRQIEFAGILKGTAHRKLAEKLMDFFLDTPFQEDIPLQMFVFPANTSARLPEVFVKYAKIAEAPATVAPEAIDANREKWIEAWTEAVLR; from the coding sequence ATGAAAAAAACATTTATGCTGATATGGGCAGCCGGGATGCTCTGCCTCTGGGGGGGCGCATCCGCAGTTTTTGCCGGAGAACCCGTTGAAATCACGGTAATGACCCATGACAGCTTCAGCGCGGGAAAGGCGACGGTGGCAGCCTTTGAAAAGGCCAATAACGCAAAGATCCGGTTTCTCAAAGCCGGCGTCGCCGGGGCAACCCTGAACCAGGCGATCCTGTCCAAAAACAACCCACTGGCAGATGTCTTTTTCGGGGTGGACAACACCTTTCTGAGCCGGGCGCTCCGGGCGGACATCTTTGAGCCGTACAACTCCCCCATGCTGGCCCGGATCGACCCGGCGCTGAGACTCGACCCGGAAAACCGCCTCCTGCCCGTGGATTTCGGGGATGTCTGCCTCAATTACGACAAAAAGTGGTTTGCGGAAAAGGGTATCGCGCCGCCCGCAGGGCTGGCCGACCTGATCCGGCCCGAATACCGGGGGCTGACCGTTGTGGAAAATCCGGCCACATCCTCGCCCGGCCTCGCCTTTCTGTTGGCGACCATCGGCCATTTCGGGGAAGACGGCTATCTCGGCTTCTGGAAAAAGATGCGGGCCAATAACGTGCTGGTGGCGGACGGCTGGAAAAAGGCCTACTGGGGCCACTTCAGCGCGGCATCCGAGGGGGACCGGCCGGTGGTGGTCAGCTATGCCAGCAGCCCGCCGGCCGAGGTCTGGTATGCCGAGAAAAAGCCGTCGGATGCGCCGACCGCCGCCGTCACGGAAAACCGGTCGGCATTCCGCCAGATCGAATTTGCCGGGATTCTCAAAGGGACAGCGCATCGCAAGCTGGCGGAAAAGCTGATGGATTTCTTCCTGGACACACCCTTTCAGGAGGACATTCCGCTTCAGATGTTCGTCTTTCCGGCCAATACCTCGGCCAGACTGCCGGAGGTCTTTGTGAAGTACGCGAAAATTGCGGAAGCGCCGGCCACGGTCGCGCCGGAGGCCATTGACGCCAACCGGGAAAAATGGATCGAAGCCTGGACAGAAGCTGTTTTACGATGA
- a CDS encoding TMEM43 family protein — protein MLSKRHKKERKRGKFIFGLLICGLAMLLLFWNEGRAVRTAKSLREGADTVRTISADLPDPANEGKLVHLTGQAVAPDAALPDPELKLRFSDVIVVRREAEMYQWKGLDKSKATDEYREYKTVWKEKPIDSDNFSPDHQNPRFLIDNKRIVPDGVRIGSFRLADTLTQNLTAEEKILLGDAHLSRLPDAVRQKAMLYQGGLYIAHRGQPDPQTPQIGDMRIRFYGAPPQVVSVIARQQGDSLVSYQADAGDAIAILKPGSLSAESLFADETVVNSILTWFIRFFGFIFAGLGIRLMAASLTASGSGRIGALISGWGVNLFTGMAAAALSLATVSVAWLIHRPLTGAGMLAAVVAVIFGARKYLARKAARDRDKNLNADILRLARDKGGKLTVVEVMMALRLDADPAKNALDAFVHQGVAQIEVSESGVLVYAFYDIRHLDEKSSAKGVLDA, from the coding sequence ATGCTGAGCAAACGCCATAAAAAAGAACGAAAACGGGGAAAATTCATATTCGGCCTGCTCATCTGCGGCCTGGCCATGCTGCTGCTCTTCTGGAATGAGGGGCGGGCCGTGCGGACCGCCAAAAGCCTGCGCGAAGGCGCGGATACCGTTCGCACCATCTCCGCCGATCTGCCGGACCCGGCCAACGAGGGCAAACTGGTTCACCTGACCGGGCAGGCGGTCGCGCCCGATGCGGCCCTGCCCGACCCGGAGCTGAAACTGCGCTTTTCGGATGTGATTGTCGTCCGGCGGGAAGCGGAGATGTATCAGTGGAAGGGGCTTGACAAAAGCAAGGCGACGGATGAATACCGTGAATACAAAACGGTCTGGAAAGAGAAGCCCATCGACTCGGACAATTTTTCCCCGGACCATCAGAACCCCCGGTTTCTGATTGATAACAAACGCATTGTGCCCGACGGGGTCCGCATCGGTTCGTTCCGGCTGGCGGACACACTGACCCAGAATCTGACGGCGGAAGAAAAGATCCTGCTCGGTGACGCACACCTCTCCCGGTTGCCCGACGCCGTCCGCCAAAAGGCCATGCTGTATCAGGGCGGGCTGTACATCGCCCACCGGGGACAGCCCGATCCTCAGACGCCGCAGATCGGTGACATGAGAATCCGCTTTTACGGCGCGCCGCCCCAGGTGGTCAGCGTGATCGCCCGGCAACAGGGAGACAGCCTTGTCTCATACCAAGCCGACGCCGGGGACGCCATCGCCATTCTCAAACCCGGCAGCCTGAGCGCCGAAAGCCTCTTTGCCGATGAAACCGTGGTCAACAGCATACTGACCTGGTTTATCCGCTTTTTCGGGTTCATTTTTGCCGGGCTGGGGATTCGTCTCATGGCCGCAAGCCTGACCGCATCCGGGTCCGGCAGAATCGGGGCGCTGATCTCCGGGTGGGGCGTCAACCTCTTCACGGGCATGGCGGCAGCAGCGCTCTCTCTGGCAACGGTGAGCGTGGCCTGGCTCATCCACAGACCGCTGACCGGGGCCGGGATGCTGGCCGCCGTGGTCGCGGTGATCTTCGGGGCCCGGAAATATCTGGCCCGGAAGGCAGCGCGGGACCGGGACAAAAACCTGAACGCGGATATCCTCAGACTGGCCCGGGACAAGGGGGGGAAACTGACGGTGGTGGAGGTGATGATGGCGCTCCGTCTGGACGCCGACCCGGCAAAGAACGCGCTCGACGCCTTTGTGCATCAGGGCGTGGCCCAGATCGAGGTGAGCGAATCGGGGGTTCTGGTTTACGCATTCTACGACATCCGCCATCTGGACGAAAAAAGCAGCGCCAAAGGCGTCTTAGATGCCTGA